A region of Piscinibacter gummiphilus DNA encodes the following proteins:
- the mdcB gene encoding triphosphoribosyl-dephospho-CoA synthase MdcB has translation MIAASASAQPHHGRARSIGHAATAALHDELALEPKPGLVSFANAGSHTDMDAGTFMRSLFALRHYFPQIAAAGAAGARFPVLEVLGVAAERRMLRATGGINTHRGAIFLLGLLCAGLGRVTAQGGALSAHRVREAIAEDWGGALHARLSRGGDSNGQRAARRHGLRSAGDEAAAGFPVLFDTALPALRTPGLTGPAARLQALFHTMAVLDDTTVAHRGGLEGLRYVQRAARGFLDAGGAARPDGTGHARAIHEAFVARRLSPGGAADVLAAACLLDRTCERP, from the coding sequence ATGATCGCCGCGTCCGCCTCGGCCCAGCCGCATCACGGGCGCGCGCGGTCCATCGGCCACGCCGCCACCGCGGCGCTGCACGACGAACTCGCGCTCGAACCGAAGCCGGGCCTCGTGTCGTTCGCCAACGCCGGCAGTCACACCGACATGGACGCGGGCACCTTCATGCGCAGCCTCTTCGCGCTGCGCCACTACTTCCCGCAGATCGCGGCGGCGGGCGCGGCCGGGGCCCGGTTCCCGGTGCTGGAGGTGCTGGGGGTTGCCGCGGAGCGCCGCATGCTGCGCGCGACCGGCGGCATCAACACGCACCGGGGGGCGATCTTCCTGCTGGGCCTGCTGTGTGCGGGGCTCGGCCGCGTGACCGCGCAGGGCGGGGCGTTGTCGGCCCATCGGGTGCGCGAGGCCATCGCGGAGGACTGGGGCGGCGCGCTGCACGCGCGCCTGTCCCGCGGCGGTGATTCGAACGGCCAGCGTGCGGCCCGCCGCCATGGCTTGCGTTCCGCCGGCGACGAAGCCGCGGCGGGGTTCCCGGTGCTGTTCGACACGGCATTGCCGGCGCTGAGGACGCCGGGGCTCACGGGTCCGGCCGCCCGCCTGCAGGCCTTGTTCCACACGATGGCCGTGCTCGACGACACGACCGTCGCCCACCGCGGCGGCCTCGAGGGCCTGCGCTACGTGCAGCGCGCCGCACGCGGTTTCCTCGATGCGGGTGGTGCGGCCCGCCCCGACGGCACGGGCCATGCCCGCGCGATCCACGAGGCCTTCGTGGCGCGGCGCCTGTCGCCGGGTGGCGCGGCCGACGTGCTGGCCGCCGCCTGCCTGCTCGACCGCACCTGCGAACGGCCATGA
- a CDS encoding biotin-independent malonate decarboxylase subunit gamma: MNWRDLADTLFGAGHGITEQDLFLDGTVSFEGTPLKVIGTTGHAPIGVALALAQARAVLDTVTAHPGRPILLLIDTQGQQLRLRDELLGINRAMAHLGCCVDLARRQGHRVVGLVYDQALSGGFITSGLIADACHALPEAEIRVMRLPAMARVTKIPEARLAELSADNPVFAPGVANYVAMGGVRSVWDGDLRAALAEALRSSPQQDERDRDGAARGGRRLAAAVADRVLDA, encoded by the coding sequence ATGAACTGGCGCGACCTCGCCGACACGCTGTTCGGGGCCGGCCACGGCATCACCGAGCAGGACCTGTTCCTCGACGGCACCGTGTCCTTCGAAGGCACGCCGCTCAAGGTCATCGGCACGACGGGACACGCGCCCATCGGCGTGGCCCTCGCGCTCGCGCAGGCGAGGGCGGTGCTCGACACCGTCACCGCCCACCCGGGCCGCCCGATCCTGCTGCTGATCGACACCCAGGGCCAACAACTGCGCCTGCGCGACGAACTGCTGGGCATCAACCGCGCGATGGCCCACCTCGGCTGCTGCGTCGACCTGGCGCGGCGCCAGGGCCACCGCGTGGTCGGCCTCGTGTACGACCAGGCACTGTCGGGGGGCTTCATCACGTCGGGCCTGATCGCCGACGCGTGCCACGCGCTGCCCGAGGCCGAGATCCGCGTGATGCGCCTGCCCGCGATGGCCCGGGTCACGAAGATCCCCGAGGCGCGGCTGGCCGAACTGTCGGCGGACAACCCGGTGTTCGCCCCGGGCGTCGCGAACTACGTGGCGATGGGCGGCGTGCGCAGCGTGTGGGACGGCGACCTGCGTGCCGCGCTGGCCGAGGCGCTGCGGTCGTCGCCGCAACAGGACGAGCGCGACCGCGACGGTGCGGCGCGCGGCGGGCGGCGTCTGGCCGCGGCCGTGGCCGACCGCGTGCTGGACGCCTGA
- a CDS encoding biotin-independent malonate decarboxylase subunit beta gives MSTSFAECSARERIDALLDAGSFEEWLPPAERVMSPHLGQLGVPSAFDDGVAVGRGRLDGHAVFIAAQEGAFMGGGVGEVHGAKLTGWLRRALRERPEVVLLLAESGGVRLHEANAGLIGVSEVMRAVLDVRAAGIPVVVLIGGANGCFGGMGIVARCADRVVMSDVARLSMSGPEVIEASHGVEEFDARDRALVWRTTGGKHRFLTGDCDELVEDDVAAFRAAAVRSLSGASRPVTLASLEAEHALLSGRLAAAPSDADAFSVWRGLGVADPRRVPDLDVAAVHAVAGRTA, from the coding sequence ATGAGCACGAGTTTCGCGGAGTGTTCGGCTCGTGAGCGCATCGACGCGCTGCTCGACGCCGGGTCGTTCGAGGAGTGGTTGCCGCCCGCAGAGCGGGTGATGAGCCCGCACCTCGGCCAGCTCGGCGTGCCGTCGGCGTTCGACGACGGCGTGGCGGTGGGCCGCGGCCGGCTGGATGGCCACGCGGTCTTCATCGCGGCGCAGGAAGGCGCGTTCATGGGCGGCGGCGTGGGCGAGGTGCATGGCGCCAAGCTCACCGGCTGGCTGCGGCGTGCGCTGCGCGAGCGGCCGGAGGTGGTGCTGCTGCTCGCCGAGTCCGGCGGTGTGCGCCTGCACGAGGCCAATGCAGGATTGATCGGTGTGTCGGAGGTGATGCGTGCGGTGCTCGACGTGCGCGCCGCCGGCATCCCGGTGGTCGTGCTGATCGGCGGGGCCAACGGCTGCTTCGGTGGCATGGGCATCGTCGCGCGCTGCGCGGACCGCGTGGTGATGAGCGACGTGGCGCGGCTGTCGATGTCGGGGCCCGAGGTGATCGAGGCGTCGCATGGCGTCGAGGAGTTCGACGCGCGCGACCGGGCGCTCGTGTGGCGCACCACCGGGGGCAAGCACCGCTTCCTCACGGGGGACTGCGACGAGCTGGTCGAGGACGACGTGGCCGCGTTCCGCGCGGCGGCCGTGCGCTCGCTGTCGGGCGCATCGCGGCCGGTGACCCTCGCGTCGCTGGAAGCCGAGCACGCGCTGCTGTCCGGCCGGCTGGCCGCGGCACCATCGGACGCCGATGCGTTTTCGGTGTGGCGGGGCCTCGGCGTCGCCGACCCGCGCCGCGTGCCCGACCTCGACGTGGCGGCCGTGCACGCGGTGGCCGGGAGGACCGCATGA
- a CDS encoding LysR family transcriptional regulator: MTSPDPRPAPLDLNLLHIVLALHEERSVSRAAERLGMSQSTLSGALAKLRASLNDPLFIRAGGEMRATDKALALLGPIQSMLATVRDDILAEGEFSPAGQTGTITVALSDAGEVVFLPRLLEAVRAEAPGLAIRSEDIPHEELEAALESARVDLAIGYFPDLARANIVQQLLMRHHDVCLLRADHPMAVGDTLTRAQFLELEHAVVRPRGRSQEIFEQHLKQQRIERKVVLTTPHFMSIPAIIARSDLVATVPHAIGLVYGRPEHGLKAVRAPFQPAPTELRQHWHRKFNKSPRTLWLRRIVAGLFNEAQDEWKEGWVAT; this comes from the coding sequence GTGACGTCCCCCGACCCCCGGCCCGCGCCGCTCGACCTGAACCTGCTGCACATCGTGCTGGCGCTCCACGAGGAGCGCAGCGTGAGCCGCGCGGCAGAACGGCTGGGCATGAGCCAGTCCACCCTGAGCGGCGCGCTCGCGAAGCTGCGGGCCTCGCTGAACGACCCGCTGTTCATCCGCGCGGGCGGCGAGATGCGGGCCACCGACAAGGCGCTCGCCCTGCTCGGCCCCATCCAGTCGATGCTGGCCACCGTGCGCGACGACATCCTCGCCGAGGGCGAGTTCTCGCCCGCCGGGCAGACGGGCACGATCACGGTGGCGCTGTCCGACGCCGGCGAGGTGGTGTTCCTGCCGCGCCTGCTGGAGGCCGTGCGCGCAGAGGCGCCGGGCCTCGCGATCCGCTCCGAGGACATCCCGCACGAGGAGCTGGAGGCCGCCCTCGAATCGGCCCGCGTCGACCTCGCGATCGGCTACTTCCCCGACCTCGCCCGCGCCAACATCGTGCAGCAGCTGCTGATGCGCCACCACGACGTGTGCCTGCTGCGCGCCGACCACCCGATGGCCGTGGGCGACACGCTGACCCGCGCCCAGTTCCTCGAACTCGAACACGCCGTGGTGCGGCCGCGCGGGCGCAGCCAGGAGATCTTCGAGCAGCACCTGAAGCAGCAGCGCATCGAGCGCAAGGTGGTGCTGACCACGCCGCACTTCATGAGCATCCCGGCCATCATCGCCCGCTCGGACCTCGTGGCCACCGTGCCGCACGCGATCGGCCTCGTGTACGGCCGACCGGAACACGGGCTGAAGGCCGTGCGCGCCCCGTTCCAGCCGGCCCCCACGGAGCTGCGGCAGCACTGGCACCGCAAGTTCAACAAGTCGCCGCGCACGCTGTGGCTGCGGCGGATCGTCGCCGGGCTCTTCAACGAGGCGCAGGACGAGTGGAAAGAGGGCTGGGTCGCCACCTAG
- the mdcA gene encoding malonate decarboxylase subunit alpha: MNAPRDWNTRATNRRDRLARVARELGPALAGKQVDTAKAVALLDAALEPGDRVALEGNNQKQADFLARALVQVDTARVHDLHMVQSVLSLPEHLDVFELGIASRLDFSFSGPQAARLAKLVQGGQLRVGAIHTYLELFGRYFVDLTPKVALVAALAADRHGNLYTGPNTEDTPAIVEATAFSGGLVIAQVNEVVDTLPRVDIPADWVDFVVPAPTPHLIEPLFTRDPAQISEIQVLMAMMAIKGIYAEYGVQRLNHGIGFDTAAIELLLPTYGESLGLKGKICSHWALNPHPALIPAIEAGWVKSIHSFGSELGMERYIRARSDLFFTGADGSMRSNRAFSQAAGHYACDLFIGSTLQMDLAGNSSTATLGRIAGFGGAPNMGADARGRRHASEAWLKAGREARTGLGGARGTPRGQKLVVQMVETFREHMQPAFVERLDAWQLAEQAGMALPPIMIYGEDVTHVLTEEGLANLLLCRTDGEREQAIRGVSGYTPVGLARDHRMVENLRDRGVIRRPADLGIDVRDATRNLLAARSMRDLVRASGGLYEPPSRFRNW; this comes from the coding sequence ATGAACGCGCCCCGCGACTGGAACACCCGCGCCACCAACCGCCGCGACCGACTGGCGCGCGTCGCCCGCGAGCTGGGCCCCGCGCTGGCGGGCAAGCAGGTGGACACCGCGAAGGCGGTCGCACTGCTCGACGCGGCGCTGGAGCCGGGCGACCGCGTGGCACTGGAAGGCAACAACCAGAAGCAGGCCGACTTCCTCGCCCGCGCGCTGGTGCAGGTGGACACGGCGCGGGTGCACGACCTGCACATGGTGCAGTCGGTGCTGTCCCTGCCGGAACACCTGGACGTGTTCGAACTGGGCATCGCCTCGCGGCTCGATTTCTCGTTCTCGGGGCCCCAGGCCGCGCGGCTCGCGAAGCTGGTGCAGGGCGGGCAGCTGCGCGTCGGCGCCATCCACACCTACCTGGAACTGTTCGGCCGCTACTTCGTCGACCTGACGCCGAAGGTGGCGCTCGTGGCCGCGCTGGCGGCGGACCGCCACGGCAACCTCTACACCGGCCCGAACACCGAGGACACGCCGGCGATCGTCGAAGCCACGGCCTTCAGCGGCGGCCTCGTGATCGCGCAGGTCAACGAGGTGGTGGACACACTGCCGCGTGTCGACATCCCCGCCGACTGGGTCGACTTCGTGGTGCCCGCGCCCACGCCGCATCTGATCGAGCCGCTGTTCACGCGCGACCCGGCCCAGATCAGCGAGATCCAGGTGCTGATGGCGATGATGGCCATCAAGGGCATCTACGCCGAGTACGGCGTGCAGCGCCTGAACCACGGCATCGGCTTCGACACCGCGGCCATCGAGCTGCTGCTGCCCACCTACGGCGAGTCGCTGGGGCTCAAGGGGAAGATCTGCTCGCACTGGGCGCTCAACCCGCACCCGGCGCTGATCCCGGCCATCGAGGCGGGCTGGGTGAAGTCCATCCATTCGTTCGGCTCCGAGCTGGGCATGGAGCGCTACATCCGCGCGCGCTCCGACCTGTTCTTCACCGGCGCCGACGGCTCGATGCGCAGCAACCGCGCGTTCTCGCAGGCCGCGGGGCACTACGCCTGCGACCTGTTCATCGGCTCGACGCTGCAGATGGACCTCGCCGGCAACAGCTCCACCGCGACGCTCGGCCGCATCGCCGGCTTCGGTGGCGCGCCGAACATGGGCGCCGACGCACGCGGCCGGCGCCACGCGAGCGAGGCCTGGCTGAAGGCCGGGCGCGAAGCCCGCACGGGCCTCGGCGGCGCGCGCGGCACGCCGCGCGGCCAGAAGCTCGTCGTGCAGATGGTGGAGACCTTCCGCGAGCACATGCAGCCCGCGTTCGTCGAGCGGCTCGACGCGTGGCAGCTCGCCGAGCAGGCCGGCATGGCGCTGCCGCCGATCATGATCTACGGCGAGGACGTGACCCACGTGCTGACCGAGGAGGGCCTCGCGAACCTGCTGCTGTGCCGCACCGACGGGGAACGCGAGCAGGCGATCCGCGGGGTGTCCGGCTACACCCCGGTGGGCCTGGCGCGCGACCACCGCATGGTCGAGAACCTGCGCGACCGCGGCGTGATCCGCCGGCCCGCCGACCTCGGCATCGACGTGCGCGACGCCACGCGCAACCTGCTCGCGGCGCGGTCCATGCGCGACCTCGTGCGTGCGTCGGGCGGGCTCTACGAGCCGCCGAGCCGTTTCCGCAACTGGTGA
- a CDS encoding Bug family tripartite tricarboxylate transporter substrate binding protein: MNHRRRLSLLACALGLLTAAGPASAQGAYPNRLVTVMVALPAGGGVDMIARLVGQKLAAVTGQPFVVDNRAGASGRIGLPVVAKAPPDGYMLMASPASFLTTNKAIFKEMPYDPQADFAPITKLANQAMVLVVKDKQKFATAAAVLAAARANPGALNYATSGDGSPQHLAALMFESRAQVHMTHIPYKGGALAINDLLGGNVDLLFAPLPEALPHIRAGKLSALALMSEKRSPLIADVPTMREAGIPNMVMQTWIGLLAPARTPRPIIEQLNRQVHAILQNEDVKNQLLASGMDVAPTTPEQFQQIIAQEIALHAELVKASGLVPQ; this comes from the coding sequence ATGAACCATCGACGCAGACTTTCGCTCCTGGCCTGTGCACTCGGCCTGTTGACCGCGGCGGGGCCCGCCAGCGCCCAGGGCGCCTACCCCAATCGGCTCGTCACGGTCATGGTGGCACTGCCCGCCGGGGGTGGCGTGGACATGATCGCCCGGCTGGTGGGACAGAAGCTGGCGGCCGTCACCGGCCAGCCCTTCGTGGTGGACAACCGCGCCGGCGCCTCCGGCCGCATCGGCCTGCCGGTGGTGGCCAAGGCCCCGCCGGACGGCTACATGCTGATGGCCTCCCCGGCCTCGTTCCTGACCACCAACAAGGCCATCTTCAAGGAGATGCCCTACGACCCGCAGGCCGACTTCGCTCCCATCACCAAGCTGGCCAACCAGGCCATGGTGCTGGTGGTGAAGGACAAGCAGAAATTCGCGACCGCCGCGGCCGTGCTCGCCGCCGCCAGGGCCAACCCCGGCGCCTTGAACTACGCCACGTCCGGTGATGGCAGCCCGCAGCACCTGGCCGCGCTGATGTTCGAGAGCCGGGCCCAGGTGCACATGACCCACATCCCCTACAAGGGCGGCGCACTGGCCATCAATGACCTGCTGGGCGGCAACGTGGACCTGCTGTTCGCACCGCTGCCCGAAGCCCTGCCGCACATCCGGGCGGGCAAGCTCAGCGCGCTGGCGCTGATGAGCGAGAAGCGTTCTCCCCTGATCGCCGACGTGCCCACCATGCGCGAGGCCGGCATTCCGAACATGGTCATGCAGACCTGGATCGGACTGCTGGCGCCCGCGCGCACGCCGCGTCCCATCATCGAACAGCTCAACCGGCAAGTGCACGCCATCCTGCAGAACGAGGACGTGAAGAACCAGCTCCTGGCATCCGGCATGGACGTGGCACCGACCACTCCCGAGCAGTTCCAGCAGATCATCGCGCAAGAAATCGCCCTGCACGCCGAACTGGTGAAAGCCTCGGGCCTGGTTCCGCAGTGA
- a CDS encoding GntR family transcriptional regulator: MNRLSESLREAIEEEVATGKLLPGTHLDEIELAKRFGVSRTPIREALSLLAGEGLVEIRPRRGAVVAQVTPQRLVEMFEVMAELEAMCARLAARRITDAELATLEAAHERCREAAAGRDSDAYFYANEHFHQAIYQAGHNAFLAEQAVALQRKVRPYRRLQLRVRNRVNRSFEEHQEILDALKAGDAEKAVTAIRAHVVVQGERFADLVAGLARLENEAALAK; encoded by the coding sequence ATGAACCGACTGTCCGAAAGCCTGCGTGAGGCCATCGAAGAAGAAGTCGCGACGGGCAAGCTGTTGCCCGGCACCCACCTGGACGAGATCGAACTCGCGAAGCGGTTCGGTGTCTCGCGCACCCCCATCCGTGAAGCGCTGAGCCTGCTGGCCGGCGAAGGCCTCGTCGAGATCCGCCCGCGCCGCGGCGCCGTGGTGGCGCAGGTCACCCCGCAGCGCCTCGTCGAGATGTTCGAGGTGATGGCCGAGCTGGAGGCCATGTGCGCCCGCCTCGCGGCGCGCCGCATCACCGACGCGGAACTGGCCACCCTCGAAGCCGCCCACGAGCGCTGCCGCGAAGCCGCCGCGGGCCGCGATTCCGACGCCTACTTCTACGCCAACGAACACTTCCACCAGGCCATCTACCAGGCCGGACACAACGCTTTCCTCGCCGAGCAGGCCGTGGCGCTGCAGCGCAAGGTGCGCCCGTACCGGCGGCTGCAGCTGCGCGTGCGCAACCGGGTCAACCGCTCCTTCGAGGAGCACCAGGAGATCCTCGACGCGCTGAAGGCGGGCGATGCCGAGAAGGCCGTCACGGCCATCCGTGCCCACGTCGTCGTGCAGGGCGAACGCTTCGCCGACCTGGTGGCCGGCCTCGCGCGGCTCGAGAACGAGGCGGCGCTCGCCAAGTAG
- a CDS encoding ABC transporter substrate-binding protein, with product MKQFVLGCVLWAGISGAAWAEIKIGQTAGRTGAVAASVGEATTGAKLYFDAVNARGGIGGQPIQLVSLDDKFDPKLAAENAKQLIDQGVVALFLNRGTPHTQAIMPLLDQYKVPLVGPSTGAMVLHNPVHPWLFNVRATYRREAERLIAHLSLIGVDRIAIVQVDDSFGSDAVVGALKGLSSVNKQPLAHEKYDRAKPDFAPIMPKITAADPQAVLFIGSGQAIVDGMKALRATGSRAQMVTLSNNASSGFIKDLGDVAHGVVVSQVFPYERSIASPLVKEAIELAKAAKVDLTPSMLEGYVSAKVLVEGLRRASPQPTRDKLRKALETFSRYDLGGIEVSFSPSDHSGLDYADLSIVGPDGRFRR from the coding sequence ATGAAGCAGTTTGTGTTGGGGTGTGTTCTCTGGGCCGGCATTTCCGGTGCCGCCTGGGCCGAGATCAAGATCGGCCAGACCGCCGGCAGGACCGGCGCCGTGGCCGCGAGCGTGGGTGAAGCCACGACGGGCGCGAAGCTCTACTTCGATGCCGTCAATGCACGCGGCGGCATCGGCGGGCAGCCCATCCAGCTCGTGTCGCTCGACGACAAGTTCGATCCGAAGCTGGCCGCCGAGAACGCGAAGCAGCTGATCGACCAGGGCGTGGTGGCGCTGTTCCTGAACCGCGGCACGCCGCACACGCAGGCCATCATGCCGCTGCTGGACCAGTACAAGGTGCCGCTCGTGGGCCCGTCCACCGGCGCGATGGTGCTGCACAACCCGGTGCACCCGTGGCTCTTCAACGTGCGCGCCACGTACCGCCGCGAGGCCGAGCGCCTCATCGCCCACCTGAGCCTGATCGGCGTGGACCGCATCGCCATCGTGCAGGTGGACGACTCGTTCGGTTCGGATGCCGTGGTGGGCGCGCTCAAGGGCCTGTCGTCCGTCAACAAGCAGCCGCTCGCGCACGAGAAGTACGACCGCGCGAAGCCCGACTTCGCACCCATCATGCCGAAGATCACCGCGGCCGACCCGCAGGCCGTGCTGTTCATCGGCTCCGGCCAGGCCATCGTCGACGGCATGAAGGCGCTGCGCGCCACCGGCTCGCGGGCGCAGATGGTCACCCTGTCGAACAACGCGTCGTCCGGCTTCATCAAGGACCTGGGCGACGTCGCCCACGGCGTGGTCGTGAGCCAGGTGTTCCCGTACGAACGCTCCATCGCATCGCCGCTCGTGAAGGAAGCGATCGAACTCGCGAAGGCCGCCAAGGTGGACCTGACGCCGAGCATGCTCGAAGGCTACGTGTCCGCGAAGGTGCTGGTCGAAGGCCTGCGCCGCGCGAGCCCGCAGCCCACGCGCGACAAGCTCCGCAAGGCGCTCGAGACGTTCAGCCGCTACGACCTCGGTGGCATCGAGGTGAGCTTCAGCCCGAGCGACCACTCGGGGCTCGACTACGCCGACCTGTCGATCGTGGGGCCGGACGGGCGGTTCCGGCGCTGA
- the mdcC gene encoding malonate decarboxylase acyl carrier protein → MSSSGIETLQYEFPGHHAPPAFAPVLVGVVSSGNLEVLLEPAPGSGRCTFRIETSARGFGAIWEAVVRDFHTRHGFADAAVSIHDMGATPAVVSLRLDQAARGIPGVQP, encoded by the coding sequence ATGAGTTCCTCGGGCATCGAAACCCTGCAGTACGAATTTCCCGGACACCACGCGCCCCCGGCGTTCGCGCCGGTGCTGGTCGGCGTGGTGTCGTCGGGCAACCTGGAGGTGCTGCTGGAACCCGCACCCGGGTCCGGCCGCTGCACCTTCCGCATCGAGACGTCGGCGCGCGGCTTCGGCGCCATCTGGGAAGCCGTCGTGCGCGACTTCCACACCCGCCACGGCTTCGCGGACGCCGCGGTGTCCATCCACGACATGGGCGCCACGCCCGCGGTGGTCAGCCTGCGGCTGGACCAGGCGGCGCGCGGCATTCCCGGAGTGCAACCATGA
- a CDS encoding ACP S-malonyltransferase, translating into MTLALLFPGQGVQHPDMLRWIDEHPEAAGPLSAMAARLGPDWRAHLADDTWATSNRVAQCLMTGTSLAAWRALAVHLPSPVAVAGYSVGELAAFGAAGVYDDETALSLAEARSQAMDACAAGHEGGLLSASGVAPAAVAALCERLDLAVAIDVAPDRVVLGGAMDALADATAELRSTGADVVPLKVRVVSHTRWMQAASDTFAARIAPMSWRPAGTWVVTNLDGSAQRAVTPLKRALVGQIAATVRWREAMETLAERGPRCVLEVGAGSALSRLWRTHRPDIPVRSVDEFNSVSAVVKWVSTQLDRAF; encoded by the coding sequence ATGACCCTCGCGCTGCTGTTCCCGGGGCAGGGCGTGCAGCACCCGGACATGCTGCGCTGGATCGACGAGCATCCCGAGGCCGCGGGACCGCTGTCCGCGATGGCGGCGCGGCTGGGGCCCGACTGGCGCGCGCACCTGGCCGACGACACCTGGGCCACGTCCAACCGCGTCGCCCAGTGCCTGATGACCGGCACGAGCCTCGCCGCTTGGCGTGCGCTGGCGGTGCATCTGCCGTCGCCGGTGGCCGTGGCGGGCTACAGCGTCGGCGAGCTGGCCGCCTTCGGAGCCGCGGGCGTGTACGACGACGAGACGGCGTTGTCCCTGGCCGAGGCGCGGAGCCAGGCGATGGATGCGTGCGCGGCGGGGCACGAGGGCGGCTTGCTGTCCGCGAGCGGCGTGGCGCCGGCCGCGGTGGCGGCACTGTGCGAGCGCCTGGACCTCGCCGTCGCCATCGACGTCGCCCCCGACCGGGTGGTGCTCGGCGGTGCGATGGACGCGCTGGCCGACGCCACCGCCGAGTTGCGTTCGACGGGGGCTGACGTGGTGCCGCTCAAGGTGCGGGTCGTGTCGCACACGCGCTGGATGCAGGCCGCGAGCGACACCTTCGCAGCGCGGATCGCACCGATGTCGTGGCGACCTGCCGGCACGTGGGTGGTGACGAACCTCGACGGTTCCGCGCAGCGGGCCGTGACGCCGCTCAAGCGGGCGCTGGTCGGGCAGATCGCCGCGACCGTGCGCTGGCGCGAGGCCATGGAGACCCTCGCCGAACGAGGCCCCCGATGTGTGCTGGAAGTGGGGGCGGGCAGTGCGCTGTCCCGCCTGTGGCGAACCCACCGACCCGACATTCCCGTGCGGTCGGTGGACGAGTTCAACAGCGTATCGGCCGTGGTCAAGTGGGTATCGACGCAACTGGATCGTGCCTTCTGA
- the mdcG gene encoding malonate decarboxylase holo-[acyl-carrier-protein] synthase yields the protein MLRRHQLVWLDAEGWAAVRSQPRDPEAAECVAHWADQHLPLVVTRQGPDASQLALGLPAPARWHRRRFALSVPRDHVATLGAFPLAREIVPMLPVHAREPWVLLCNTLMRLSVVTRVHGSHGWEVITGERHVRAGSDIDLHIAVGSVGAADAVVECLEAAAAWAPTIDGELQFPDGGDVPWREWAQWRRGEVAEVMVKRLHGVALERPGTPAVPA from the coding sequence ATGCTGCGCCGTCACCAGCTGGTGTGGCTCGACGCGGAGGGTTGGGCGGCCGTGCGGTCGCAGCCGCGCGACCCCGAGGCGGCCGAATGCGTCGCGCACTGGGCCGACCAGCACCTGCCGCTGGTGGTCACCCGCCAGGGACCCGATGCCAGCCAGCTCGCGCTGGGCCTGCCCGCGCCCGCGCGGTGGCACCGGCGCCGCTTCGCGCTGTCGGTGCCACGCGACCACGTCGCCACGCTGGGCGCGTTCCCGCTCGCGCGGGAGATCGTGCCAATGCTGCCGGTCCACGCCCGCGAGCCGTGGGTGCTTTTGTGCAACACCTTGATGCGGCTGTCGGTCGTGACCCGCGTCCATGGCAGCCATGGCTGGGAGGTGATCACCGGCGAGCGCCATGTGCGGGCCGGTTCCGACATCGACCTGCACATCGCCGTGGGCAGCGTGGGGGCCGCCGACGCGGTGGTCGAGTGCCTCGAGGCCGCGGCGGCGTGGGCACCGACGATCGATGGTGAACTGCAGTTCCCGGACGGCGGCGACGTTCCCTGGCGCGAGTGGGCGCAGTGGCGGCGCGGCGAGGTGGCCGAAGTGATGGTCAAGCGGCTGCACGGCGTGGCGCTCGAACGGCCGGGGACGCCGGCGGTGCCCGCATGA